A window from Macaca thibetana thibetana isolate TM-01 chromosome 7, ASM2454274v1, whole genome shotgun sequence encodes these proteins:
- the LOC126960000 gene encoding cytochrome P450 1A1, with amino-acid sequence MLFRISMSATEFLLASLIFCLVFWVIRASRPRVPKGLKNPPGPWGWPLIGHILTLGKNPHLALSRMSQRYGDVLQIRIGSTPVLVLSGLDTIRQALVQQGDDFKGRPNLYSFTLISNGQSMSFGPDSGPVWAARRRLAQNGLKSFSIASDPASSSSCYLEEHVSKEAEVLISKLQEQMAGPGHFNPYRYVVVSVANVICAICFGQRYDHNHQELLSLVNLSNNFGEVVGSGNPADFIPILRYLPNRSLNGFKDLNEKFHSFMQKMIKEHYKTFEKGHIRDITDSLIEHCQEKQLDENANIQLSDENIVNVVLDLFGAGFDTVTTAISWSLMYLVTNPRVQRKIQEELDTVIGRSRRPRLSDRSHLPYMEAFILETFRHSSFVPFTIPHSTTRDTSLKGFYIPKGRCVFVNQWQINHDQKLWVNPSEFLPERFITPDGAIDKVLSEKVILFGLGKRKCIGETIARWEVFLFLAILLQRVEFSVPPGVKVDMTPIYGLTMKHACCEHFQMQLRS; translated from the exons ATGCTTTTCCGAATCTCCATGTCGGCCACGGAGTTTCTTCTAGCCTCTCTCATCTTCTGTCTAGTATTCTGGGTAATCAGGGCCTCAAGACCTCGGGTCCCCAAAGGCCTGAAGAATCCACCAGGGCCATGGGGCTGGCCCCTGATCGGGCACATACTAACCCTGGGAAAGAACCCACACCTGGCACTGTCAAGGATGAGCCAGCGGTATGGGGACGTGCTGCAGATTCGCATTGGCTCCACACCTGTGCTGGTGCTGAGCGGCCTGGACACCATCCGGCAGGCCCTGGTGCAGCAGGGCGATGATTTCAAGGGCCGGCCCAACCTCTACAGCTTCACCCTCATCAGTAATGGCCAGAGCATGTCCTTCGGCCCAGACTCTGGACCAGTGTGGGCTGCCCGCCGGCGCCTGGCCCAGAATGGCCTGAAAAGTTTCTCTATTGCCTCTGACCCAGCCTCCTCATCTTCCTGCTACCTGGAGGAGCATGTGAGCAAGGAGGCTGAGGTCCTGATCAGCAAGTTGCAGGAGCAGATGGCAGGGCCTGGGCACTTTAACCCCTACAGGTATGTGGTGGTATCAGTGGCCAATGTCATCTGTGCCATTTGCTTTGGCCAGCGCTATGACCACAACCACCAAGAACTGCTTAGCCTAGTCAACCTGAGTAATAATTTCGGGGAGGTGGTTGGCTCTGGAAACCCAGCTGACTTCATCCCTATTCTTCGCTACCTGCCCAACCGTTCCCTTAATGGCTTCAAGGACTTGAATGAGAAGTTCCACAGCTTCATGCAGAAGATGATCAAGGAGCACTACAAAACCTTTGAGAAG GGCCACATCCGGGACATCACAGACAGCCTGATTGAGCACTGtcaggagaagcagctggatgaGAACGCTAATATCCAACTGTCAGATGAGAATATCGTTAATGTCGTCTTGGACCTCTTTGGAGCTG GGTTTGACACAGTCACAACTGCTATCTCCTGGAGCCTCATGTATTTGGTGACGAACCCCAGGGTACAGAGAAAGATCCAAGAAGAGCTAG ACACAGTGATTGGCAGGTCACGGCGCCCCCGGCTCTCTGACAGATCCCATCTCCCCTATATGGAGGCCTTTATCCTGGAGACCTTCCGACACTCCTCCTTCGTCCCCTTCACCATCCCCCACAG CACCACAAGAGACACAAGTCTGAAAGGGTTTTACATCCCCAAGGGGCGTTGTGTCTTTGTGAACCAGTGGCAGATCAACCATGACCA GAAGCTATGGGTCAACCCATCTGAGTTCCTACCTGAACGGTTTATCACCCCTGATGGTGCTATCGACAAGGTGCTAAGTGAGAAGGTGATTCTCTTTGGCTTGGGCAAGCGGAAGTGCATCGGTGAGACCATTGCCCGCTGGGAAGTCTTTCTCTTCCTGGCCATCCTGCTGCAGCGGGTGGAGTTCAGCGTGCCACCGGGTGTGAAGGTGGACATGACCCCCATCTATGGGCTGACCATGAAGCACGCCTGCTGTGAGCACTTCCAAATGCAGCTGCGCTCTTAG